A genome region from Triticum aestivum cultivar Chinese Spring chromosome 2B, IWGSC CS RefSeq v2.1, whole genome shotgun sequence includes the following:
- the LOC123041257 gene encoding putative clathrin assembly protein At2g01600 isoform X1: MGSGTWRKAYGALKDSTKVGLANFNIEYKDLDIAIVKTTNHVECPPKERHFRRIVFANSANRPRADVAYSICALARMSKTKSWIVGSLFVYLGSSSLSVYLCRLIILDSIISTRYNTDYSSLLGTKDSSIFLPLCLDF; this comes from the exons ATGGGGTCCGGCACCTGGCGCAAGGCCTACGGCGCCCTCAAGGACTCCACCAAGGTTGGCCTCGCCAACTTCAACATCGAGTACAAG GATTTGGATATCGCCATCGTGAAGACGACGAACCACGTGGAGTGCCCGCCCAAGGAGCGGCACTTTAGGA GGATAGTGTTTGCGAACTCGGCAAATCGCCCGCGGGCCGACGTCGCCTACTCCATATGTGCATTGGCCAGGATGTCCAAGACCAAGAGTTGGATAGTGGGTTCCTTGTTTGTGTATCTTGGTAGTAGTTCCTTGTCTGTTTATCTATGCCGATTGATAATCCTTGATTCAATCATCTCCACAAGGTACAACACAG ACTACAGTTCTTTATTGGGAACGAAGGATTCGTCTATTTTTCTTCCACTCTGTTTGGATTTCTAG
- the LOC123041257 gene encoding putative clathrin assembly protein At2g01600 isoform X2: protein MGSGTWRKAYGALKDSTKVGLANFNIEYKDLDIAIVKTTNHVECPPKERHFRRIVFANSANRPRADVAYSICALARMSKTKSWIVGSLFVYLGSSSLSVYLCRLIILDSIISTRYNTDEGLLGCSWRPSPAG from the exons ATGGGGTCCGGCACCTGGCGCAAGGCCTACGGCGCCCTCAAGGACTCCACCAAGGTTGGCCTCGCCAACTTCAACATCGAGTACAAG GATTTGGATATCGCCATCGTGAAGACGACGAACCACGTGGAGTGCCCGCCCAAGGAGCGGCACTTTAGGA GGATAGTGTTTGCGAACTCGGCAAATCGCCCGCGGGCCGACGTCGCCTACTCCATATGTGCATTGGCCAGGATGTCCAAGACCAAGAGTTGGATAGTGGGTTCCTTGTTTGTGTATCTTGGTAGTAGTTCCTTGTCTGTTTATCTATGCCGATTGATAATCCTTGATTCAATCATCTCCACAAGGTACAACACAG ATGAAGGATTGCTTGGCTGTTCGTGGCGGCCGTCGCCGGCTGGTTGA